One Pomacea canaliculata isolate SZHN2017 linkage group LG9, ASM307304v1, whole genome shotgun sequence DNA segment encodes these proteins:
- the LOC112572299 gene encoding metabotropic glutamate receptor 3-like translates to MHPSPAASRVVRAVDSLLHAMDRRYKATCPGAQGFCRNMTSIVLEGGTRLAGVRFEYEGGIISFGDSDNMELSLVVMSYQPSELLLVGTYRSTGLSMNTSNVKFFTSGGLPLTLAQPNWQCRDCACVNVVTGNTTSGGATAVSDERFPFQSGLWWSQQGVMVMEVWSYAVLGISVAGALVTFVFILFVLFKVWQGALAKRYIGLGLLLLLAVILLYLSALPFVITPSPTVCGLRYVCPALAYGLCFAVILVKLMALQDYRRIGLGGELSGVNQGLSVFFIVLVQVSISLQWWWFHQPFLLQADGPREGRKRFACDFDRRSFILCLAFVIFLVLLCSVYSVTVRKEKKNAGEARLLLLCCWLTAAVWLTWVSMVMALEARWAPLLCSVGVLATASAVLLIVFVPKVRLVARLKYDLHKKHAGRSGYSVDTDFLYERPYSLPGTLTSTYSSIRTYPKSVTANFDSSLSY, encoded by the exons ATGCATCCATCACCCGCCGCATCCAGGGTGGTACGGGCCGTGGACTCGCTGCTGCACGCCATGGACAGGCGGTACAAAGCTACCTGTCCAGGAGCCCAAGGTTTCTGCCGGAACATGACCAGCATCGTTCTGGAAGGAGGCACTCGGCTGGCTGGTGTTCGTTTCGAGTACGAGGGCGGGATCATCAGCTTCGGCGACAGCGACAACATGGAGCTGAGCCTGGTCGTGATGAGCTATCAGCCAAGCGAGCTTCTCCTG GTGGGAACCTATCGGTCGACTGGACTTTCAATGAACACCTCCAACGTCAAGTTCTTCACCAGCGGTGGTCTGCCCCTGACGCTAGCGCAGCCCAACTGGCAGTGCAgagactgcgcatgcgtcaacGTCGTCACTGGCAACACGACGAGTGGAGGCGCCACTGCGGTCTCGGATGAGCGCTTTCCTTTCCAGTCGGGCTTATGGTGGTCGCAGCAAGGTGTGATGGTGATGGAGGTCTGGTCCTACGCGGTCCTTGGGATTTCGGTGGCCGGTGCGCTGGTCACTTTTGTCTTCATCCTCTTCGTCTTGTTCAAG GTGTGGCAAGGCGCCCTCGCCAAGCGTTATATCGGCCTGgggttgctgctgttgctggccGTGATCCTCCTCTACCTGTCTGCCCTCCCGTTCGTCATCACTCCATCGCCGACAGTGTGCGGCCTCCGCTACGTGTGTCCGGCGCTGGCCTACGGCCTCTGCTTCGCCGTCATCCTGGTCAAGCTGATGGCGCTGCAGGACTACCGGCGGATCGGACTCGGAGGCGAGCTGTCCGGGGTTAACCAAGGACTATCCGTCTTCTTCATCGTCCTTGTCCAGGTCTCCATCAGCTTGCAGTGGTGGTGGTTCCACCAGCCTTTCCTGCTTCAAGCCGACGGCCCtcgggaaggaaggaagaggttCGCCTGCGACTTTGACCGCCGAAGCTTCATCCTGTGCCTGGCGTTTGTCATCTTCCTCGTCCTTCTCTGCTCCGTCTACAGCGTGACGGTCCGGAAGGAGAAGAAGAACGCGGGAGAGGCgcggttgctgctgctgtgctgcTGGTTGACGGCCGCCGTGTGGCTGACCTGGGTCTCCATGGTGATGGCGCTGGAGGCGCGCTGGGCGCCATTGCTGTGCAGTGTGGGCGTGCTGGCCACGGCCTCTGCCGTCCTGCTCATCGTCTTCGTGCCCAAGGTGCGGCTGGTGGCGCGCCTCAAGTACGATCTGCACAAGAAACATGCCGGACGCAGCGGCTACAGCGTCGACACGGACTTCCTGTACGAGCGGCCATATTCCTTGCCTGGCACACTTACCTCCACCTACTCCAGCATCAGAACCTACCCCAAGAGTGTCACGGCCAACTTCGACTCGTCACTCAGTTACTGA
- the LOC112572298 gene encoding uncharacterized protein LOC112572298, protein MDPKHRVRFPPSASFSIFLVLSAFLAARAVAVSVEPVLTVPGEYNIVLLLDIYETSPTANSTCTESNPAVFPVLLSAVNLIQWLEAETNISMGLAVYDICGPVQRLLRQINRILADDSVTPRAIITMTSPETASAVADVLRHTNVQHVDVTSDPLEDNVIIRDNHYTISNTPRARVETTIRLLGILRINYFRVSVTDNHVARTEAALFRSLVQQSETLCEATFPAPSGSDYPLLLFTGNAHGDNEANEIKTGFQRYAKVVVVVGDHASVVSNDVRQTIVWLQNVLDVTPEELIDIFQNPPISTLLHLRQPLCSSYHLAGDVTASDACSLTAQTLRDVLAVRDALSILSVHALRHNDSSDTPLDLLHSMDAAAPLFEDELMSRTVRDTMYRVRISGPGAPRETDNSTYLFTFPEATLRVPNVLLQADVSSSCEVNCHLCDTCSPKATSDEKMMASVPLESASLIVVGIFPVHTSQPGVLHDCSTPNPEGYMAALGLFSAIEMFNNKTSSSNLHSLKIGGVVFDSCEHRHRVSTIVRDLETCFLSYKDLSGNEVIISPSKVIAYVAFASPSLPLGVDKLFLAANESGFSFRGDQRIKFVTLAAKVLLKLDWTYLTVVVPDDKKARNEILETFELYDLCIARIIDSKSFVDNNTSHVSLSELTKGRPIVFLTDAESTESILDRVISRSGRSKLTYIFLPWNVQVAYGRSARVSMEVAILITPRPRQTSSTPPVLHDEKVVDPWEEEFVSHSNSTIEQLDTGTQSASSVSQAVGSLLSALDSVYKNTCPEQDGVCKAFTDLSTVKTKVNKKQQKDSVMLQVLALRPADEDSWTETQIGNVLPNDTVLLLEDVRTLPVGNCPGWCPECFSCRSDSTTAKHTAVVASSKQETGTSPTVVDIYKPGDLLIVGLFPVSKPGPTPFQCGEVANNLDELRAEQAFLFAVDTFQSRYPHALENVNVGGLLLDSCSSLPSALHTLGELNSCGLEFATTLDQTREAVPAPALAVGYILQDPYETALVVKSTVAGMRRMAVVSSAPSMNDGLARTESPFRMSVDAILSIFRLLRWSQAFVVMSEDENLVSMAEYFNEQAGSLGLCVVKCQQMKTRAKNLRSVVAGLSQSSAFVPAVLFLSRADAVTLFRNSEVSRVARPWVISLVGDDWHSTVGVNFPWGALLIDVLGK, encoded by the exons ATGGATCCTAAGCACCGTGTTCGATTCCCGCCCTCCGCCAGCTTCTCCATTTTTCTCGTCCTCAGCGCATTCCTCGCTGCACGTGCTGTAGCTGTGTCCGTGGAGCCTGTTCTGACCGTTCCTGGCGAGTACAACATCGTGCTCCTTCTAGATATTTACGAAACgtcaccaacagccaacagcacgTGCACAGAATCGAACCCAGCAGTCTTTCCCGTGCTGCTGAGCGCCGTGAACTTGATACAATGGCTGGAAGCGGAGACTAACATAAGTATGG GACTGGCTGTGTATGATATCTGCGGACCTGTCCAGCGACTTCTTCGTCAGATAAACCGGATTCTGGCTGACGACTCTGTTACTCCTAGAG CTATTATCACTATGACATCACCGGAAACGGCTTCGGCAGTCGCAGATGTCCTGCGCCACACTAATGTGCAGCATGTTGACGTCACTTCCGACCCACTGGAAGACAATGTCATCATTCGCGACAATCACTACACCATCTCGAACACGCCGCGAGCAAGGGTCGAG ACGACAATAAGACTGTTGGGCATATTGCGTATCAATTACTTCCGGGTGAGTGTCACGGATAATCACGTAGCCAGGACGGAAGCAGCGTTGTTCCGGTCTCTGGTTCAGCAGTCGGAGACTCTGTGTGAAGCCACTTTTCCGGCGCCAAGCGGAAGTGATTACCCCTTGCTGCTCTTCACTGGAAATGCCCACGGGGATAACGAGGCTAACGAGATAAAAACGGGATTTCAGAGGTACGCGAaagttgtcgtcgtcgtcggagACCACGCTAGTGTCGTCAGCAATGATGTCAGACAGACCATTGTGTGGCTTCAGAATGTGCTGGACGTGACGCCGGAGGAGCTGATAGACATCTTTCAAAATCCTCCCATATCCac CCTGCTACACCTGCGTCAGCCGCTCTGCTCGTCCTACCACCTCgccggtgacgtcacagccagtGACGCGTGTTCTCTAACGGCGCAAACTCTGAGGGACGTCCTGGCGGTGCGTGACGCACTCAGCATCCTCAGCGTCCACGCGCTCAGGCACAACGACAGCAGCGACACGCCGCTGGACCTGCTGCACAGCATGGACGCTGCCGCGCCGCTGTTCGAGGACGAGCTGATGTCGAGGACCGTCCGAGATACGATGTACAGGGTTAGGATTTCTGGTCCTGGGGCGCCTAGAGAG ACCGACAATTcgacatatttatttactttcccGGAAGCGACTCTGAGAGTTCCTAACGTTTTACTTcaagctgacgtcagcagttcTTGTGAAGTCAACTGTCATCTTTGTGATACCTGTTCACCCAAAGCAACCtctgatgagaaaatgatggcGTCCGTGCCTCTAGAGTCTGCCAGTCTGATTGTAGTTGGAATCTTTCCTGTTCACACCTCACAACCCGGCGTCCTTCACGACTGCAGCACACCCAACCCCGAGGGTTACATGGCGGCTCTCGGTCTCTTCTCTGCAATAGAAATGTTCAACAATAAGACAAGCAGCAGCAATCTCCACAGTCTCAAGATCGGAGGGGTGGTGTTCGATTCTTGCGAGCATCGCCATCGTGTGAGCACGATTGTGCGGGACCTTGAAACCTGTTTCCTGAGTTACAAAGATCTTTCTGGAAATGAAGTGATTATTTCCCCATCCAAAGTCATTGCCTACGTCGCCTTCGCTTCCCCAAGCTTGCCTCTTGGGGTGGACAAACTATTTCTGGCAGCAAACGAATCTGGTTTCAGTTTCCGAGGTGATCAGAGAATAAAATTTGTGACCCTTGCTGCTAAAGTTCTGCTGAAGCTGGACTGGACTTACCTAACGGTTGTGGTGCCTGACGACAAGAAAGCACGAAATGAAATCCTGGAAACATTTGAACTCTACGACCTGTGCATCGCTCGGATCATCGACAGTAAAAGCTTTGTGGATAATAATACATCGCACGTTAGCCTCAGTGAGCTGACCAAAGGGAGACCAATTGTCTTTCTCACCGACGCCGAGAGCACGGAGAGCATTCTGGACAGAGTTATCTCCCGAAGCGGAAGGTCCAAGCTGACCTACATCTTCTTGCCGTGGAATGTCCAGGTCGCGTACGGAAGGTCAGCCAGAGTGTCGATGGAAGTCGCCATCCTCATCACTCCCCGCCCCCGGCAAACTTCTTCTACCCCACCGGTCCTCCACGACGAAAAAGTTGTGGATCCGTGGGAAGAGGAGTTCGTTTCTCACAGCAACTCCACCATTGAACAACTGGACACAGGGACACAGTCTGCATCCTCGGTGTCTCAGGCGGTGGGCTCACTCCTTTCGGCGTTAGACTCTGTATACAAGAACACATGTCCAGAGCAAGATGGAGTATGCAAGGCCTTCACCGACCTCAGCACAGTGAAAACAAAggttaacaaaaaacaacaaaaggattCCGTGATGCTGCAAGTCCTGGCTCTCAGACCCGCAGATGAAGACAGTTGGACAGAAACACAG ATTGGCAATGTTCTGCCAAATGACACTGTCTTACTCCTGGAAGATGTTCGTACCCTGCCTGTGGGTAACTGCCCCGGCTGGTGCCCCGAATGCTTCAGTTGTCGGTCGGACTCCACCACAGCAAAACACACTGCAGTAGTAGCTAGTTCCAAACAAGAAACAGGAACCTCGCCCACCGTAGTAGACATTTACAAACCAGGGGACCTTCTTATCGTGGGGCTGTTCCCAGTCAGCAAGCCGGGACCCACGCCCTTCCAGTGCGGAGAGGTCGCCAACAACCTGGACGAGCTCCGCGCCGAGCAAGCCTTCCTCTTCGCCGTCGACACTTTCCAGTCTCGTTATCCTCACGCGCTGGAGAACGTGAACGTCGGAGGCTTGTTGCTGGACTCGTGCTCGAGCCTCCCTAGCGCCCTGCACACCCTGGGAGAGCTGAACAGCTGCGGATTGGAGTTCGCGACGACCCTCGATCAGACGAGAGAAGCAGTTCCCGCTCCTGCCCTCGCCGTGGGTTACATCCTGCAGGATCCGTACGAAACGGCGTTGGTCGTCAAGTCCACCGTCGCGGGCATGCGCAGAATGGCTGTCGTCAGCTCCGCCCCTTCGATGAACGACGGACTTGCTCGGACGGAGTCTCCCTTCAGAATGAGCGTGGACGCCATCTTGAGCATCTTCAGGCTCCTTCGTTGGTCGCAAGCCTTCGTGGTGATGTCAGAGGACGAGAACCTCGTCTCGATGGCCGAGTATTTCAACGAACAGGCCGGGTCGCTGGGCCTCTGCGTGGTGAAGTGTCAGCAAATGAAAACCAGAGCCAAAAACCTTCGCAGCGTCGTTGCAGGTTTGTCTCAGTCATCTGCCTTCGTACCTGCTGTCTTGTTTCTGTCAAGAGCAGATGCGGTAACGCTTTTCAGAAACAGTGAGGTCAGTAGAGTCGCCCGACCCTGGGTCATCTCTCTGGTGGGAGACGATTGGCACAGTACGGTTGGGGTCAACTTTCCCTGGGGCGCTCTTTTAATTGATGTATTGGGAAAGTGA